CTTTTAGCATTGGTTTCATCAATTTGAAAAATATCGTTAGCAATTGAAAGCTTAGAATCGTAGACGAGAATAGTCTGTTGTATACCTAGTACTTTTGAACTATTTTGATGGACCCAGTTGGTAATAAATGTTTTAGCTAAGTTGATAATTTCTGTCGGGGGAACGCGGTAGTAGTCCTCTTCCTCCACTTCTTTAATAACTTCCTTTTTTTCTGTATTACCTGTGGTTGCAATAACAATTGAGCTTGTTTTAATTTGCTCTTCCCATGTATTAATTAAGTCAGGGGGAAGTTTGGCATCACTACTTTTTTCTTTTAAGTTGAGTATGATACTATCTTTTTCTGATTTCTTTATAGGAGCATTGGCATAGTCAAATTCCATTTTATAACTGTAACTAAATTGAGCACTCGTTCCGTCTGTAATTCCTGTTGAGATCTTATACTTATGAGAAAGAAAAACATCTTTGTGAATAGGGAAGTCAAGTTTGATCACTCCCGTTGCTAGTTCCGCATTAGTCTCAATTTTTGCATGGTCTCTTGCTAGGTAAGTAATCTTTGCAAGATTCTTAAGAGGAAGTGATTCTGTATATATGGCCTTGGCCACATTAGACTTTTCCACTAAATCTGAGGCTGTCATACTTACTATAAAATTAAATACATCACTATGATCAATTCCCTTGTAGAAGAATATTATTTCACCTGTAAGGCTATCTGATTCATTAATTTTATAGTTATGTCCAGCGTTTAGAAGAGAAATATAATTTGTATGTCTATTTTCTCCAATAATACCTAGGTGGCGAACAACTTTTTTTTCAATTTCTTTTGTTTCATCATCGGTAAATATAACTATCTGTGGTGATTGTTTTCGAATATATTCAGAAAGAGAGAATGTAGTAAAATTATTGTAGTCAATGAAGTCTATTACTAAAGATTTCTTACCTTGAAAAAAAGAGGTAAGCTCTTTTTCTAAAGAGGAAGTAAAATTTAATCTCTGGCCTACAAACAAAAATTTATACATAATATATTAAGATAACATATATTTTTAAAAAATAGGGTGGAAAATATGGATGGAAGTACTCGCTTTTTAGTTGTAGATGACTATTCTAATATAAGAAATATGCTCAAGCTTCAAATTGGTGAATTTGGTTTTTCTAGTCCGGTCCAAGAAGCAGAAGATGTAGATAAGGGAATTGCAAAGCTCGAAGAATTACATGGTACTTCTGAGCAGATTCAGTTTATTGTGTCAGATTGGAATATGCCTAATAAGACAGGTTTGGATTTCCTTAATTTTGTGCGATCAAGTGATAAGTTTAAAGATTTACCATTTCTCATATTAACTACAGAGAGCGAACAGGCTAAGGTGATGAGTGCTATTTCTGCTGGAGTCTCTAATTTTCTTTTAAAGCCTTGGGAGCAAGAAGAGCTAAGCGAAAAGATCAAGCAATGTTGGGATAAGCATCATAAGTAGATTTTCTGTTATTCAGGCGACCAAAGAAGTAGAAATCCATAAGTTCTAATCCACTTATAAACTTCTTTGGCTATTATTTTTATATTTCTCAAACTACTGAAGTCCGTTTCGACACTATAAAAATAAATCTTATAATCATCTGACTCTTCCATTAATTTATTAAAAATTAACTTTATTCTCATCACATGGTAGTCGTGAGAGATGACGATAATCTTCTTATTTCCCTTTCTTTCACGCAGATGTCTTAGAGTTGATAGAACGTTCTCGACTGTATTTCTAGCTAGGTAATCAATTGTTAGAAGATTAGGATCAAAGTCCTGTCCTAGATGAAGAGGCTTAAGAAGGCTATCCACAGAATTCTTAGAGTAGACTCCTGTGATGAAAATATTTGATTGTTTATACTTTTTTGCGAGTTTTACTGCGAGGGGAATTCTTCCTGAGTCTCCAGTAAAGACAACGATCAGATCAGGGGATCGATTGTAGAAAGTTTGAAGAGTCTCTTGGCTCAGGTTCCTGGCCAAGAGTATAAAGATAAGTGATGTTATAGCGTAGAGAATAATTGAAACGAGTGAGATGAAGCTGATATTTTGTAAATACCTTAAAATCTTCGTCCTCTTCGTTTCAAATATATATCTCTTTTTAAACATCTTATCTCGCTGCTATGACTTCTATTTCTACAACGGCACCTTTTGGAAGGTTTGGAACTTCAACACAGCTTCTTGCTGGGTAAGGCTCCGCAAAGTAGTTAACATAGGCTTCATTAACTAAATTAAACTTCCCTAAGTCAGTAAGAAAGATACTTGTCTTAATAATATGAGTTCTATCGATTCCACGAGACTCTAGGAGACCGTCAATATTCTTCATTACTTGGTCTAGCTGAGCTTGAAAGCCTTCTTGAAGTACCGAAGTCTTTGGGTCAATACCAATTTGTCCTGAGAAGTAGAACACACCATTGTGCTCAACTCCTTGAGAGTAAGTACCAACAGCTGCAGGAGCAAGTTCTGTATTTATTATATCTTTTATGAACGCCATTTCTTAATCCTTATTTTCTTCTTCTGCGAGTAGAGCAGTAATATTGGACATATTTACAATTTCAGATACTGAAGCCGTTCTTTGAATAATATTAACAGTGTCGTTCATACTAACAAGAATTGGACCAATAGCATCTGCTTCACTTAGTTGCTGAAGAAGTTTGTAACTTATATTTGCAGAGTTGAGGTCTGGGAAAATTAATATATCCGCAGGTCCTTTCATATCTGAAAAGCTAAAGAGCTTCTCTCTAATATAAGCGTTCACTGCAACATCCGCCTGCATTTCACCTTCAACATTAAGAGAAGGGTATCTTTCATGGCAAAGTTTTACAGCTTTCTTCATTTTCTTAGCACCAGGATGAGTATTTGATCCAAAGTTTGAATAACTTACAAAAGCAATATTTGGATCTCTATTCATTAGTTGCTTAAAGAGCTTAGCAGTTGATTTTGCGATATCACATAGATCTTCTGGACTTGGGTCAACCTGTGCTGTTGTGTCGGCTAAGAATAGAATTCTATTCTTAAAGATTAAAATATAAACACCAGCAGCTTTCGTTGAAGCCTGTGTTCCTACAACATTAATAATTGGTTTAAAGCACTCAGGGTAGCTAAGAGTTGGACCAGATAACATTGTATCGGCCATTCCTTTTCTCACCATCATCGCTCCAAAGTAATTCTCCTGTGCCATCTTATCTTCTGCGTGATAAATACTGACTCCATTTCTCTGTCTCATTGAGCAGTACTCTCTGTAGAACTCTTTAAATCTTTCGTGCTTTGTAGGTTGAATAATTTCTAGATCTTTTAGAGATGATAAACCAAGTTTTTCCATTCTACTTAAAATAACTTCTTTCTTACCAAGTAGGATCGGCTCTATTCTTCCTTCGTCTTGAAGAAGTTTTACAGCTTCTAGGATTCTAGAGTTTGAACCTTCAGCAAAGACAACTCTTGTTTTCTTTCCTTTTTTCTCTACAACAGAACTTAGTCTATCTCTAAGAGACTTTAGGAACCTAGCGGAACTTCCAAGTCTTTCTTCAAGTTGCTTTGCATATTCATTTAAATCTTTTATTTGATGTTTCGCTACACCTGAGTCCATCGCTGCTTTGGCAACAGCTGGGGAAACTCTTGTAAGAACTCTTGTATCAAATGGTTTTGGAATTAAATACTCACGTCCAAACTTAAAGCTTTGTCCTGCGTAGGCCATCTTAACTTCTTCAGGAACTTCTTCTTTAGCAAGACTTGCTAAGGCCTTCACTGCTGCAAGTTTCATTTCATCATTTATTTTAGTAGCTCTAACATCAAGAGCTCCTCTGAAAATAAATGGGAAACCTAGAACGTTATTAACTTGGTTAGGAAAGTCAGATCTTCCTGTCGCCATGATAACATCGCTTCTAACTTCGTGAGCTTCGTGAGGATAAATTTCCGGTTCAGGGTTTGCCATAGCAAAAATGATAGGATCTTTTGCCATTGTTCTAACCATGTCTCCTGAGAGAACACCTCTGGCAGAACAACCAATAAAGGCATCAGCACCATCAAGTGCGTCTGCTAAAGTTCTACAGTCTGTTTCAACTGCAAATTCTTCTTTGTAGACATTCATTCCATCTGGACGACCTTTATAGATAACACCTTTAGAGTCACACATCAGGAGATTTTCATTCTTTACACCAAGGTTAAAGAATAGTTTGGCACAGGCCATTGCTGCAGCACCTGCTCCGCTAAAAACGACTTTAACTTGATCCATTTTCTTTTCTGCAATTTCTATCGCATTGATAAACCCGGCAGAAGCAATAATCGCAGTTCCATGTTGGTCATCGTGGAAAACTGGAATATTCATTTTTTCAATTAATTGTTTTTCAATTTCAAAACATTCAGGTGCTTTAATATCTTCTAAGTTGATACCACCGAAAGTAGGTTCAAGTGATTGAACCACACGGACCATTCCCTCAACAGTGTTCTCGTTTACTTCGATATCGAAAACATCAACATCGGCAAACCTCTTAAAGAGAACGCCTTTTCCTTCCATTACTGGCTTACTTGCAAGGGCCCCAATATCACCAAGGCCAAGAACTGCGGTTCCGTTTGAAATAACACCGACAAGATTCCCTTTGCTTGTATACTTAAATGCATCTTCTGGATTCTTCGCAATTTCGAGACAAGGTGCCGCTACTCCTGGAGTGTAGGCCAGTGAAAGGTCCTCAGCTGTGAGGCAGGCCTTAGTTGGAACTACTTCGATTTTTCCTGGTCTTTCACCATTATGGTAGGCTAGTGCCTGTTTATTTCTTTCTTCATTTGTTGGTTTCGTGCTCATCGAAACATCCTTTTTTTATTCTTGATTTAAAGTGTACAAGAATAATTCAAAGATATTGAAATGGCACGAAATCAGAGCGTTTTTCTATCCTTTGCGCGGTGAAGTAAGTGCCTTATTTTTTGAGGTAAAATAGAAAAATAATAGCATTGAAGCGGTTGTAAAAACCCCGATATATAGCTCGTCAACATTTTGCCAGAAGCCTGGGGGAGAAGCGTTGCGCCAATATGAAGTTGTAACAACCCCAGATAAGCAAGTTATGACAAATTGCTTGTCCCCAATTCGTCCTGGAAAAATGTAACCAAATACTACCGGAAAGAGTAAGCATGCTGCGGAAAGGCTACCAAGGGTTTTCCAAACAGTTTTTATATCTCCATTGAATACTTGGGACATGATAACGGCTAAGATTCCAACAACTAAAATACCTAAGTGGTGAATCATTGGGTTAGATCTAAATCTTTTGGGAGCAAGGTCGTAGGCAAGAGTTGTTCCTGCTAGAAATAAGTAAGAGTCGATAGTTGAGAGAATCGTTGCAAGGACTCCTGCAAGCATTAGCCCGCGAAGGCCATTGGGAAGAATTTGAGCAGCATAGAGTAGGTAAGCGTGAGAAGAGTCAGCTTCTGGTATAACAGCTTTAGCGTACATCGCTCCAAAGGTTGTACAAATATCAAAACAAAACCAAATGAAAGTCGAGATAAGAATTCCCTTCTTTGCAGTTTTTGAAGAGTTTGCGGCAAAGCATCTTTGATAGAAGTTTGGGTCGACGAGAGTGGAGAGCGCGATAAACCCCCAAACAAAGGTTGTTCCAATTCCAACAGTTCCTGTTAAAGAAAAGTAACTTGCAGGTAGATTTGATTTTAGAAATCCTAGTCCTCCAAAGGTCGTAACACTTAGAATGAGAACAAGTAGAACGGCAGAGCACATGACAAAGAATTGAACTAAATCCGAAAATACAACTGCTCTAAATCCTCCCCACATAGAATAGAGAAGAACAAAGCTAACTCCTATCGCTGTGTTAATCCAGAGCTCTCCTCCAAATAGCATTTTAGAAAAAATACCAAGGCTAATAGCATAGGCAATAGGAAGAACATTAAAGAAGTTGAAGATAGCGCTTAGTTTTGCAGAATTTGGCCCAAACATTTTCCCAATAAGATCAGGGAGAGTGACGGCTTCTTTATCTTTTATTTTATCAATAATGAAGAAGGCAAATATAATATAGGCAATATACCAAAAAGCTCCTTGGGTAACGAAGTTAAAAATGCCTTGGTTAAAAGCAATCTCTGTTACTCCAAATATTCCTCCGTACCAAGTTGCCACTAATGTTGCTATAAAGAGTGGAAGAGTGAGCTGTCTTCCCATGAGAAGGAGGTCTAGATAAGTCGTCTCATTATCACTCTTAGTGTAGGATTTTTCTCTTTTCTTCATTCCCCAGATCACGCTGAATATTGTAATGATGATGACAATTGTAAAAATCATCCAGTCAAGAGTTGTGATTGTGTCAATTAAACTAAGGTTAGGATTTAAGCTCTTCATTGGTCTCCTTACGGCAGCATTACCTGCATCAAGTTAAAGGGTCGAGTTTTAAACTCCTCTCAGCCGAAGCTCCCCTGATTATTTAAGGTTTATTGTCGTGAATAATCATTTTTATTATACTAGTATTACTTATGTAATGGGAGAATAAATATGACTTTAACTCAACTTGAGTATGTAGTTGCTGTAAATAAACATAGACACTTTAAAAAAGCAGCAACTGAATGCAACGTAACTCAACCAACATTAAGTATGCAGCTACAGAAGCTTGAAGATGAACTTGGTGTAATTCTCTTTGATAGATCTAAGTCACCTATTCTTCCTACTGCGCAGGGTGAGAAAGTTATTAAACAGGCCCAAGTCGTTATAAAAGAATATAATAGAATTTTTCATATACTTGAAAACTCTCAAGGGGAAGTTTCTGGAAAGTTTAGACTTGCAGTAATTCCAACTCTGGCTCCTTATATTATTCCTTTATTTGCAAAGAAGTTTGCAGACAAGTATCCGCGAGTTGAACTTGTTATTGAAGAATTCAAAACGGAAGAAATTATAGAACTTCTCGATAAAGAAGAGATTGATGCTGCTATTTTGGTAACACCTCTTCAAGAGCCTGCTCTTATAGAGCGAGTTCTCTTTTATGAACCGTTCTTCTTATTTACTTCTCCTGATCAAGAACTCTATAAGAAGAAGAAAGTGAGAGAGTCTGATCTTTCAAGGAATAGTCTTTGGCTTTTAAATGAGGGACATTGCTTAAGAACACAAGTTTTAAAAGTTTGTACTATGAATTTAGAAGTTAGTAGCTATAAGAATCTAAGATTTGAATCGGGAAGTCTCGAAACATTGAAGAACTTAGTTGTTCAAAGTTCTGGTTATACACTCCTTCCTTATCTTGCAACACTTGATCTAAGTGCACCAAGGAAGAAAATGATAAGAGAGTTTTACAAGCCAGCTCCAACTAGAGAAGTTTCAATAGTATATGGAAGAACTTTTTTGAAAGAGAGAATTATAGATGCTCTTGAGGAAACAATTGTTTCTGTTCTCCCTAAAGATATTCGTTCTCTAAAGGATGGAGATCTCTCAATCGTCGATCTTTATTAGTTTCTTGGTGTCAAACTGACTTGAGGTTTTCTAACATACTAGAAAATGGTTAAGTTAAGAGGCAAAAACTTGAAAGAAGTTGTTAGGAAAAAAAAGGGGTCATCTTAAAATCATCTGGGTATATTCTTTCCAACTTTTTCAGAATCTAATTCTGAAAATTTCATACTTAGGAAAGGGAGTCCTTATTATGATGATCACCTCGTTACAAAGTCTAAAAAAGCAGTCAGTACTACTAATCTTAATCTCAATTTTCTTTATTTCGTGTGGTAAAAAAGATGCAACAAGTGCAGGAGTCGCACAATTAGTTGATTCGCAAATTATTGTTGGAAGCCTTGATTGGAAAGAGATTTCGGACTTATCCGAAAGTAATTTAATTAGAAAGGCATCCTCTCCAATAGCTGATGTTACTCTTCCTGCTATGCAGTCGAGATGTACAGGTTTTCTAATTTCGGAAGATGTTCTGATGACTAATGAGCATTGTATTCCTTCAGCATCCGATGCTGAAGGTGTAACAGCGAGTTTTAGACATTTAAAGGGAGTAAGTGAGGGAGCATGGGAAAAGTATGACTGTAGTACGTTTCTAATGAATAATTCTCAACACGACTTCGCTCTTTTAAAGTGTGCAGGAAAGCCCGGACGAAAGTTTGGATTTGTTAAACTAGATTCTAGTGTCAAGAGAAGCGGAGCCTCTATTTATATTGTTCAGCAAAATTGTGATTATTACTCAAGCAGAAGCTGTGACTGGAGTAAGAAGTACTCGAAGGGAACAATTACTGACGTTCTAGATGAGTATACTCATAGTGCAGATACTCTTGGAGGATCTTCTGGGTCTCCAATGTTTGATGCAAGTTCTCATAAAGTTGTAGGGCTACATCATGCTGGATATGGAAATGATGGAATGGGAAGAGGCTATGAGAACTACGCTGTTAAGATGAGTGAAATTGTCCCTGTTATCGAATCTCGCTTTCCAGACCTACTCGTCGGTGGCGATTCTTCTGATACGCCAAGTAGTTCTCAAGATGATAATGGTACTTTGTCTAAGGCCTTCAAGTTAAGTGGAAAGAATCAAAGTATTACAGGGCTAGAGGTTTCTAGTGGAAGTGACCTCGATTACTATTCTATTAAAGCGGATGATGGCTCAGAAGTTACTGTGAGGGTTATATTTGATCATTCAGATGGAGATTTAGATATTTTTCAAGTTAGTCGTTCGGGTTCTGTGATAAAGAAAGTAGAGTCTTCAACAGATAATGAAGAATTCTCTTTTGTATCTAATGGTGAAGAAGTTTTCTTTGTAGTCTTTGGATATAAGGGAGCAGTTAATGATTATTCAATGTCTGTTACATCTATATCGAATGAAGAAGAAGAGAATAATACTTTTGATTCAGCTCAAGTGATTTCTTTTTCTGGAGAAAAAGATTTTTCTCTAGAGAAGAATGATACAGATTTCTTTAAGTTTGATCTTTCAAAAACAACGACTGTTCTAATCAAGGCGAGTTTTTCGCATGGGAAAGGAGATCTTGATATGAAGGTATTTGATAAGGATAGAAAGGTTATTGCTAGCTCTTTAAGTACAAAGAATATCGAGGAAGTGTCTAAGACTCTTTCAAAGGGAACTTACTATATCCAAGTCTATGGTTACAAAGGTGTAGGAAATTCTTATAAATTAAGCGTACAGAAATAAGAAGAAAAGGGTCGTATTAATCGACCCTTTTTAATTCATCATCTAAGAGAAAGGCCTGTGCTCTTTGTTCTGACCAAAGGGCTCCTTTTCGAAAAGATTCTAAAAAACCAACATGGCCACCAGAGTGAGGTATTTCCAAATAGAAATTCTTGTTCAGTTTTGCTTCGTGAGTGGGGTAGCAATCATCGCCTAGAAAAGGATCGTTCTTCGCATTTACCATAAGTGTTGGGATGACAATATGTTGAATTTTATTTTTGCAACTTCCCTTCTCATAGTAATCGTTAGCATCTTTAAAACCATGAAGAGGAGCGGTGAAGCGATTATCAAAATCTTGAAACGTTTTAATTTTTCTAAGATCTCTAATATCAACTTTATTTAGACCAATCTTATGGTGCTTTTCTAAAATTTTATTTCTCATCGTACTTAAGAAATTTTCAAGATACATTTTATTAATTGGGCGAGAGAGTTCTTTTATTGAGGACTTTAGATCACATGGAGCAGAGAAGACAGCAGCTTTCTTTATTCGTGGATCGATGTCTCTTCCTTTATCTCCAAGATAATTTGTCGTAAGTGCTGCCCCTAAGCTAAAACCTAGGAGAAAAACTTCTTGATATTCTTTACTGGCCAAGGCGTATTCTATAACAAGGTCGAGGTCAGAGATTGTGGTAGCATGGTAGAATTTCTCTGTCCAATTGAGCTCTCCTGAGCAACTCCTCATATTCCAAGAAATAACATCGATACCAATATTATTAAAATGCTTCGTCATGCCTCTGATGTATTGAGTGTCCGATGAACCTTCTAGTCCATGCGAGAGAATAAGTAGTTTATTAGAGCCTACATCGCTAATATCAACATCGATAAAGTCATTGTCGACTGTAAAAAGTCTCTTTCTTGAAAAGATGACATCTCTAACTTTTCTAAAGAAGTATGGGTACAAGGTTTGAATATGACCATTCTTTAAAAGCTTAGTTGGCTTATGACTTGATTCTGAAATTATAGGCATTTCTAGAGCGCTCCGTAGGATTATCCTTTAGATTATACCTTAACTTATTCAAATTGGATTAAAATTAGAAGGATTTCTACTCATTCTTTGAGTCGACATCAAAGTTTTCTACTAGAGAGCTCTTGATGAGAGACTGTGCGCTTTCTTTTTCTGGAATATTTCCAAAGTGACTTTTATTATTTGAAATATTTAAGCACCTCTTTGCTTGAAGGAGATAGGAGATACAGAGCAAGAGGAGACATGTTAAAAAGGAGATAATGTACTTTCCTTCGTCTGTTGTGAAAGTGATGATGAAGTATGAACAAGAAAGTATCGCAAAGTACATAAGAGAGATTTGAGTCGCATACCTTGTACTTAGTGAAGATTTTTCCTTAGAAAGAAAGTGCTTAAAGATATCCTCATTTTGAGTATCTTTGTAGCTTCTTGAAAATAACTTTTTTGCAATATTAAAGAAGACTTCTCCCATAGGTATAGAGAGAGGAATTAAGACAATGCAAAGAGCGTTCATATGACTCACAGAGCTCGTTAAATTTAAATAGAGCTGAGTAGATAAAAAGAGATAACTTACAGCTAGTACATTAGGACCAATCTC
This sequence is a window from Halobacteriovorax sp. JY17. Protein-coding genes within it:
- a CDS encoding response regulator; amino-acid sequence: MDGSTRFLVVDDYSNIRNMLKLQIGEFGFSSPVQEAEDVDKGIAKLEELHGTSEQIQFIVSDWNMPNKTGLDFLNFVRSSDKFKDLPFLILTTESEQAKVMSAISAGVSNFLLKPWEQEELSEKIKQCWDKHHK
- a CDS encoding YdcF family protein, translating into MFKKRYIFETKRTKILRYLQNISFISLVSIILYAITSLIFILLARNLSQETLQTFYNRSPDLIVVFTGDSGRIPLAVKLAKKYKQSNIFITGVYSKNSVDSLLKPLHLGQDFDPNLLTIDYLARNTVENVLSTLRHLRERKGNKKIIVISHDYHVMRIKLIFNKLMEESDDYKIYFYSVETDFSSLRNIKIIAKEVYKWIRTYGFLLLWSPE
- a CDS encoding Rid family detoxifying hydrolase is translated as MAFIKDIINTELAPAAVGTYSQGVEHNGVFYFSGQIGIDPKTSVLQEGFQAQLDQVMKNIDGLLESRGIDRTHIIKTSIFLTDLGKFNLVNEAYVNYFAEPYPARSCVEVPNLPKGAVVEIEVIAAR
- a CDS encoding NADP-dependent malic enzyme, encoding MSTKPTNEERNKQALAYHNGERPGKIEVVPTKACLTAEDLSLAYTPGVAAPCLEIAKNPEDAFKYTSKGNLVGVISNGTAVLGLGDIGALASKPVMEGKGVLFKRFADVDVFDIEVNENTVEGMVRVVQSLEPTFGGINLEDIKAPECFEIEKQLIEKMNIPVFHDDQHGTAIIASAGFINAIEIAEKKMDQVKVVFSGAGAAAMACAKLFFNLGVKNENLLMCDSKGVIYKGRPDGMNVYKEEFAVETDCRTLADALDGADAFIGCSARGVLSGDMVRTMAKDPIIFAMANPEPEIYPHEAHEVRSDVIMATGRSDFPNQVNNVLGFPFIFRGALDVRATKINDEMKLAAVKALASLAKEEVPEEVKMAYAGQSFKFGREYLIPKPFDTRVLTRVSPAVAKAAMDSGVAKHQIKDLNEYAKQLEERLGSSARFLKSLRDRLSSVVEKKGKKTRVVFAEGSNSRILEAVKLLQDEGRIEPILLGKKEVILSRMEKLGLSSLKDLEIIQPTKHERFKEFYREYCSMRQRNGVSIYHAEDKMAQENYFGAMMVRKGMADTMLSGPTLSYPECFKPIINVVGTQASTKAAGVYILIFKNRILFLADTTAQVDPSPEDLCDIAKSTAKLFKQLMNRDPNIAFVSYSNFGSNTHPGAKKMKKAVKLCHERYPSLNVEGEMQADVAVNAYIREKLFSFSDMKGPADILIFPDLNSANISYKLLQQLSEADAIGPILVSMNDTVNIIQRTASVSEIVNMSNITALLAEEENKD
- a CDS encoding sodium:solute symporter family protein, coding for MKSLNPNLSLIDTITTLDWMIFTIVIIITIFSVIWGMKKREKSYTKSDNETTYLDLLLMGRQLTLPLFIATLVATWYGGIFGVTEIAFNQGIFNFVTQGAFWYIAYIIFAFFIIDKIKDKEAVTLPDLIGKMFGPNSAKLSAIFNFFNVLPIAYAISLGIFSKMLFGGELWINTAIGVSFVLLYSMWGGFRAVVFSDLVQFFVMCSAVLLVLILSVTTFGGLGFLKSNLPASYFSLTGTVGIGTTFVWGFIALSTLVDPNFYQRCFAANSSKTAKKGILISTFIWFCFDICTTFGAMYAKAVIPEADSSHAYLLYAAQILPNGLRGLMLAGVLATILSTIDSYLFLAGTTLAYDLAPKRFRSNPMIHHLGILVVGILAVIMSQVFNGDIKTVWKTLGSLSAACLLFPVVFGYIFPGRIGDKQFVITCLSGVVTTSYWRNASPPGFWQNVDELYIGVFTTASMLLFFYFTSKNKALTSPRKG
- a CDS encoding LysR substrate-binding domain-containing protein — encoded protein: MTLTQLEYVVAVNKHRHFKKAATECNVTQPTLSMQLQKLEDELGVILFDRSKSPILPTAQGEKVIKQAQVVIKEYNRIFHILENSQGEVSGKFRLAVIPTLAPYIIPLFAKKFADKYPRVELVIEEFKTEEIIELLDKEEIDAAILVTPLQEPALIERVLFYEPFFLFTSPDQELYKKKKVRESDLSRNSLWLLNEGHCLRTQVLKVCTMNLEVSSYKNLRFESGSLETLKNLVVQSSGYTLLPYLATLDLSAPRKKMIREFYKPAPTREVSIVYGRTFLKERIIDALEETIVSVLPKDIRSLKDGDLSIVDLY
- a CDS encoding serine protease, whose translation is MMITSLQSLKKQSVLLILISIFFISCGKKDATSAGVAQLVDSQIIVGSLDWKEISDLSESNLIRKASSPIADVTLPAMQSRCTGFLISEDVLMTNEHCIPSASDAEGVTASFRHLKGVSEGAWEKYDCSTFLMNNSQHDFALLKCAGKPGRKFGFVKLDSSVKRSGASIYIVQQNCDYYSSRSCDWSKKYSKGTITDVLDEYTHSADTLGGSSGSPMFDASSHKVVGLHHAGYGNDGMGRGYENYAVKMSEIVPVIESRFPDLLVGGDSSDTPSSSQDDNGTLSKAFKLSGKNQSITGLEVSSGSDLDYYSIKADDGSEVTVRVIFDHSDGDLDIFQVSRSGSVIKKVESSTDNEEFSFVSNGEEVFFVVFGYKGAVNDYSMSVTSISNEEEENNTFDSAQVISFSGEKDFSLEKNDTDFFKFDLSKTTTVLIKASFSHGKGDLDMKVFDKDRKVIASSLSTKNIEEVSKTLSKGTYYIQVYGYKGVGNSYKLSVQK
- a CDS encoding alpha/beta fold hydrolase; this translates as MPIISESSHKPTKLLKNGHIQTLYPYFFRKVRDVIFSRKRLFTVDNDFIDVDISDVGSNKLLILSHGLEGSSDTQYIRGMTKHFNNIGIDVISWNMRSCSGELNWTEKFYHATTISDLDLVIEYALASKEYQEVFLLGFSLGAALTTNYLGDKGRDIDPRIKKAAVFSAPCDLKSSIKELSRPINKMYLENFLSTMRNKILEKHHKIGLNKVDIRDLRKIKTFQDFDNRFTAPLHGFKDANDYYEKGSCKNKIQHIVIPTLMVNAKNDPFLGDDCYPTHEAKLNKNFYLEIPHSGGHVGFLESFRKGALWSEQRAQAFLLDDELKRVD